AATATATTCATAATGGATTaccagaaataaaaaataaaaactcaaaATTGCAATGTGCTCTGTCTACGGGTAGCTCTGGTCGTTAAAAATAATAGTGTATTATTTGCAACGTGATTTCTGTAAGGGTTGCCTCAATTATtagatattataattattaaatatttttaaggtaATACTTCATTAAAATATATGGTAACTAATATTAGAAACAATTTAGTGAAAATCAAGAaaatattttaagttttaaaaaattctttcaaatatattgttttaaaaatgttaagttaattaaaattgtaataaaatatttttattttaaaaataaaagattcaAGAGAAAAGATAAAATTGTCATGAGTTCGAACACGCTAAAgtgtattatcctcttatttaagggtTAATGAGAGTTATGAGTAATTCTAGACATtgtatcaaaaaataaaaattaggaatTGTGATACTCCACTTATGTGAAAGGAagtgaataaaaaaaaattatttacaaaaattgaaatttaaaaaaggaaaaagagttGGCCGGAATCTAGAAAAGCTCAAAAGCTTTGGATTTTCCGATCAATTGAAGAACGAAGGTGGAGAAAATAACTTTTTATAAGGTTTcttttttgtaaaaatgtaaaataaataataaaaatttaatttggtaCCTGTGTTTGAATTTGTCAAAAGTTGTACATTTTTATATTCAGAGATAACGATGTTAACTTATTAGTATTTAGTTCGGGTTTTACTGTGAATTTGGTAaaagttaattgttaatattattaggtttgaattttgtgattttgttaatagaataaatttagtgttaattatgaatttgtttaattttatgttttatttgttaaatagAGTTTCATATTAGGGTCGATTTGATGAAAGTATTATCcgttaattataaattttcattaaatcacccttaaaacctaattaaacactagTTAACACAATTACTTTCAAGCAACAAAATTCATAAACTTTACTAAGTACATGTATCACATTTGACAAAAAACCCGAACACCACATTAAAAAAGTGCTAAATTTTGGTATCAAATAATACATTAAGTCTTAATTTTATGAcattatatatgttatgtatatagattctaaaattattataacataatattttaaaattaatacattaataaaaatatataaagttatagcttatcatatttaatataaaatagtaCATTAATCAAATttagaaattatttaaaataatttttataaaaatatacttAGTGATAAAATAATGAGATAATGTTTGTACTTAAAAggaaaattaatatattaatataagcaTACTATTTAAACTTTCCTATCAATAATTTTCAAACAACATTATATAATTAGTAAAATATGCTTTTAGATAATTTTATATTATGTGAATCAAATAAGAGAGTTCACTTTAAAGCAGATGAATCAAATaggataatataataaaatatttactgaTATCTTAAACAATATTATGTTctgataattttatattttgtgaGCCAAATATACTtttcaaataaattttataatttgataattgaataatcaaaatatgtattaaaatattaaaGCTCAACTAAGATCTCGAGCTACTTGAATCAAATATTAAAATGTTCAAATTCAATTATTCGATAGTCTGAATTCCTTGACTGAATTCGACAATGTTATAACTTGTGAAAACAGAGATGCAAAATTCATTTCTCATCATGGTGTGGAGCTTGGTCTTGAAGTTGAGGCCGATGACACAAATGGACGGTCGGAATTTGATTAACATATGTAGTTAATTTCATTAAATATTCTCAAATTATTATTCGAGTTTTAAAATAgtatctaaaatttaaaatattttagttgagtctttaaaatttaaagtaaattgatttgtagtatatttaaaatatatgaatcAGATTGTAAACATACATTTGGatctaatatatttttaatgtcaTACGTACATATGTGTCTGTAGCTTTATTAATGTGTTTTAAATATATTACTATAGATCTAAATTGACATTTAACATTTAAATTGAAGATCAAATTAATGAAAAGACTTAATTaatacaatattaatattttaaggattcaaataaaatgttttaaattttagaatCGATTTAAATTATGAGTTAGAAGACGAGTGTTGTGAAACCCTAGTTTCTTGAAAGCACATTAAATTCAATTACATTTAGAGTCCAATCAGATCTTTCTTATTGTATTTGAGATGTTACTTAATTTCCTTTTGGCTCGTGCCATTCAAATCTTGCGAAGAAAATGAAAGCTGACTCAAAGATTCGAGGAAATGGAAGACTGTTGCTTTGATCTTTGAGACGTCGTTTTCCGCCGTTTCCGGCGTCGATGGACGGATCTCAGCTTCGGATTCTTCGTTGCTTCGAAAACTTCAGTTCCTTCCTTTTGGCGCCACGGAATGTTGTTAGTTAAAAGCGAGACGCCGCCGTTTcactatttgtttatttttcaaatttttttttttacaaaatattgaaaaaccAATTTGATTTCAACgtgtttgttattattttttaattcccCCAATGGAAGTTGAAAAGTCAGCCATCACACACTCTGTAAACATTTTAATGGCTGCTAGGCCCAGGCAATGACTAatgacagagaaacaaagaaatcaATCATGGGCGGAGACGAACGAGAGCACCACCGTTTAGCGATGACACTGGCCGCGGTTCTATTATTGGGAGCATTTCAACTCGGTGAAGGAGAGTTAAGAGGAAATTATTCAAAGCTATCGGGGATAATAATCCCTGGATTCGCTTCAACTCAGTTGAGAGCTTGGTCCATTCTCGACTGCCCTTACTCTCCTCTCGATTTCAATCCCCTCGACCTGGTTTGGCTCGACACTACTAAAGTAAGGATTCCCCCTACTTTTGGTCTTCTTATCGCCGTTTTATTCAATCTTCTTTGTCGTTTTAATCTACAGTTTATTCCCTCGTGTTTCTGTTATGCTTATATTCTGTCTGGTTCTTGGATTAAACAAACAAAATAGTTAGAAAAAAGTAAAAGTTTGGTTGATTAATAGAGATAGCAGAATCAAATtgtcttttaactttctttttgaatattatatgtacatatattccTGTTTAACCTTTTTTCTATTTCTTGTATCTTGGTTTTATTTGCTCGTGCATGGGATTTTAGGATGTATTATAGGTTTTAAGAAGTtgaatttgagtttttttttgatAAAGCTTATGTACGTCTTGGCCTTGGTTAACAGTGAAGGATGTTATCGACTAGGAATTTAGTAGATAAATGCTAAGTGTGGGATGCGGTATGTGCCCGACCTGGATACACTCAATTTTATCTAACTTCTTTTGCATATATCATGCTCCTATATCCATATCCGAATAAGTTTTGGACATGGTTACTTCAGGAAAAATGAAGAGTTGGGAGTAGCATAGGTTGTATCGTGTGGTGAATAGTTGGTTGTTTTCAATATACTAAAGATTGTTACGCTTCTTTGATCTGCAGCTCCTCTCAGCTGTAAATTGTTGGCTTAAGTGTATGTTACTTGATCCGTACAACCAAACTGATCATCCAGAATGTAAGTCACGTCCTGATAGTGGTCTTTCTGCTATTACTGAACTTGATCCAGGTTACATTACAGGtattcttctctctttttttttttttctttctaatatACACTTTCTGTGATTCGAAAACGTATTTCAAGTGGCTGCAAAATGCTTCATGTTTAACTAAAATTTCTCTGTGGCCACAGGCCCTCTTTCTTCAGTGTGGAAAGAATGGGTTAAGTGGTgcattgaatttggtattgaggcTAATGGAATTATAGCTGCCCCATACGATTGGAGATTGTCACCATCAATGCTTGAGGAGCGAGACCTTTACTTTTACAAGTTAAAGTATGCATATTTCCTGGTTCATTCTATTTTTACTACCTCTGATGCATGTAGCCaaatatatttctatttatttgcAGTAACTAATCTTTTGGTACATCATGGATGCATTCTTCATAACTGAAAGTAAATATGTTTATTCCTCTTGAAACATCTATTTctgacaagattttgctgaatATACATTTTCAATGAATATAGAACTTCACTGATATGAATGATTGGACAGCATGAAGGACCTTAAGATTCTTAATTCTAATAAGAGTATTTTCATCATCTTGGAGACTGAAGTTATGATTCTGAAATTGTATAAGTGGAATTGCACTTGTTTGTTTAAATGCTTGGATCCAGTGCTATGTTCTGATAACCAAAAGAGACCTAAATTACATGATTTCTGCAAATCTGAATTGTGATGCCTCTTTTTTAGTAACTTCCAAAGACACGCTACTTTTCTGGTCATTGGTCTGAAAGTTGATTTTGATGTatcatttcttttattttgttgatAGTGTATAATTTAGTTATAGTTGCTTTTCGTCTAAATCCAAGTCAGAGAAAATTGTTGCGCTATAGATGCTTATATGTgaggcataatatatatatattgggttGTGCTCTGCAATTGTTTATTTCTCTATGCACCCAACATAAGAATCCAACTCCAGATTTCTCAAGACTTGAACCCTAGAGTCGTATATTGGGCTGGGTGCTACTCTGCCACTTTTAACTACAGGATACATTGAATGTGCATTGTTGTAGATGTTCATAAGTTGAATTTTCATGATTTCTTATTGATGGTAAGCTAAATTAACATAATAGTTACAGATTTCCAACTGATTATTATGCTTTATTGCAATATTGTGACAATGGAGTTAGGCTATTTTAATCAGTGTGCTAGTTCTGGTTGTAGGCAGACATTTGAAACTGCTCTTAAACTTCGAGGGGGCCCATCAATTGTGTTTGCTCATTCATTGGGTAATAATGTCTTCCGTTACTTTTTGGAGTGGTTAAAGCTAGAAATTGCACCAAAACAGTACATCCAATGGTTGGATGATCATATTTATGCTTTTTTTGCTGTCGGTATGATCCTCTGCATAAAATCCTCTATGTTTTTCCTGGAATAGTCATGTTTTCCCTTTCTTGGGTTTCACTTGTTATTCTTTTTCCTTCTAGGAGCTCCTCTTCTTGGTTCAACTGAGACGGTCAAAGGAATGCTTTCTGGAAACACATTTGGCCTTCCTGTTTCTGAGGTTGCATTCTACTTTTTATCAATCTTAAAACTAAGTTCCTGCATGAACTTCTTTAACAGCTTTTGTTTAAATGTTCAAGTGGAAAGCAGCTTACCTTTGTTATGGTTCCTTTTCAATTAAACAGCTAATATATGAGCATGCATATGTAACAGTAATGGATATTCAATACAGAACTATAGATATTTGTGCCTTGGagaatatcataaaacataacacTCCAAGCTGTTATTCTCTTCCATCTATTCTTGATTTTTGGCTCTGGAGTATATCATACAGCTTTTTGAAACTAGTCCCCTTTATGGAAATAGCATATGAAGATTAAACTTATGGTAGAACCTTGTAACAAATTAATCTGCTGTCACATTCAATGATAGGTAATTGTAGGCGGCTTTTGTAGAAAACATATTAGATTTCCAATGGGATACATGCTGTTGAAGTCTTAAAACCACCTGAATGATTTCCCATGATTCCATGAAACAGGTCTAGTAATGCAATAtggaaaaatttgattcaatagTACCAGAGAAAATTCAAGATGTTAAAAACATTTATGCTGAACAGTTAAGTTATTGATGTTCCTTACAGCACATGTAGGAGTAGCAAATTGGCAACAGAATTCCTTAATTTCTTTGCAAGTCCTGATGTCCtcaatattgtataactcttctTCGATTGAATCAAATTAACTTGCACTACTGGGATGGAATCTATATCAATTTACTGCTGTTACTGACTTCCATTGGTTCCTAAAATGTAGGAATTAAAAATATTTGTTATATCATGGtgcatttttaacatatatttactTTATATTTTGGCAAGGTATCAGGGAACTGCTCGGTTGATGTTCAATTCATTTGGTTCTTCATTATGGATGATGCCATTTTCAAAGTATTGTAGGGCAGATGCCatgtatttgaagcatttttctgGGGGAATCAGGAAGGGGCCCAATACCTATCAATGTGAGCAAAAGGAATTTCAGTCAAATTACTCTGGTTTTTCAACTAATATAATCAACATTGAAATACCTTCAACCCGTGGTAAGGCTTTGGAataaattattcttttatttatttgtttttatgaCATGTAGGTAATTGCTATAAAGCTCACAGCAATCTCTTTTATTAACAGGGATTGACGCCTATCCATCAGTTTCAGAGTTTTCCCAGACCAACTACTCTAGCATGGAATGTGGACTCCCAACACAGTTGTCATTTTCAGCTCGTGAAATATCAGATGGGACCTTTTTCAAAGCAATAGAGGATTATGATTCAGATAGCAAGAGGACCTTGCACCAACTGAAGAAGTGGGTATTCTTACAACTTTATGCCATTTGAGAAAATTATGATTTACCTTTTTCTAGGTCATTATTTGGTGATATAGACGTAATTGATTGTAAGAATGATGTTTGTCAACTTTATTGCCTGTTGTGAACATTTCATAATAGAAGCCTTATAACTCTAGTTGTTGGGTCTTAAATCTTCTTTCAGCATAAATTTTACTTAAATGGCACCTAATGTATCATGCATGCAGTCCCATGTTGTAGGTGCTAGTTTTGATATATGAAGTGGCTTTTCATCCCAAATCTCGTTATTGAGAGTCTTGAGCTGCATTTTTGCTTTAAAAGATCATGTGGAGCTACAGAAGAAGTGTTTAGGCAtggtttaaatatattttatactagCTATGATACTTTCAAATAATCTAACAATCTCTGATATCTTCTTAATGTTTGTCGATTGTTTACATACTAATACTAAGTGATTTCATCTTGAAGACTCATGAATCACGTGTACTAATTAAAATTATATGGAGATGCGATGATTGTGGTTTTTTCATGGAACTATCACATAAGCAGGCTTGACAGTTGTcataagttattaatgttaaatgGATTTTCATCAATTCCCATCTGCTTGCACTGAAGACCAGTCAAGAtgctttcaacatgttttctttcaGAGTCTCTGGTTGTTTCTCATTGTTGGCTGATACTTGACAAACTgaaatttctatttttaattgtAATTTATCATAGTACTTTTGAATAATGATTTTCCTGGAAGTTTAATTAATACAAACCATGTAACTTAGACTTCTTTATTTTGACTAGTCTTTATTTCTATGTTGTATTTTTCAGGTCATATCATGATGATCCTGTTCTGAATCCTCTTACACCATGGGATAGACCACCTATTAAGAATGTTTTCTGTATCTATGGAGTAGATTCTAGGACTGAGGTATggttaaattttgaatataaatTCCAATTATCTTGTTCATGTTTGAGACTATTGTCATGCATTAGGAAGCCCTTAAGAGCTGTTTGAATAACTGACAAAAAGGGAATAGCACTATAGTTGTTACACATCGTTATTGCTTTTCTATTACTTATTGTGGTTAATTTTTATGATGATTTTATGATGATATCGTGTTGAATGATACTGCAAGCAGGTTGGTTATTATTTTGCACCAAGCGGCAAACCTTACCCTGATAATTGGATAATTACTGATGTCATCTATGAAATTGAAGGATCACTGGTCTCGCGGTAAGCATCATCCACACTGGATCAGTTAATCTGTTTAACTGCATTTATGCCTAAATCATATCTCTTCCCTATGTTTAGAACTAAAACAGCTCTAATAGTAACTattatttgttgtaaacatggtaAAGCAGTGGCTGCAgtaataaatattgaaaaatgaTTTGATCTCATTAGATTCTACTTTTAAATAGCGTAGCACTTCTTCTTGTAGGTCAGGGAATCAGGTTGAAGGAAATCCAGGACCTGCAAGTGGAGATGAGACAGTGAGCTCAGTAACCCTTATATCATTCTATTTCATTCTTCAAATGCATCAGGAATCTTTGTTACTGGATTACAGTCACTGATCTGCGTTTTGTAGTTACCGGTCTAACACTTACATAATTGTGACAGGTACCATATCATTCCCTATCTTGGTGCAAGAACTGGCTTGGGCCCAGAGTGAACATAACAAGAGCTCCACAGGTATTCTTGGTCAAATGCAAGTGCCTTGATATGTTTATTATGATGATGATATTGAAAAGCTTTGAATCTTCTGGATATTTAACACATCATATATATCagattgcctttttttttttttttgtggttagTTTTCAATCcctttatataataaaatagagTATCTCATTCGTGCAGCAAATAGGTAAAACATATGAACACTACCCATCTGATATAATAAAAAGGAGTATGTCTGCTATGGTTTTGTAATCCATATCTGAAATATGACATAACTATTGGGAGTTTGAAATAGTAAAACTTTCTGATGCATATTGTAGTCGGAGCATGATGGGTCAGATGTACAAGTGGAGTTGAATGTTGAGCATCATGATGAAGATGTAGTCCCCAACATGACAAGGTCACCTAGAGTCAAATACATAACTTACTATGAAGACTCGGAAAGCATTCCAGGAAAGAGGACAGCAGTTTGGGAGCTTGATAAAGGTGGGTGACAATACCTTTAATGCTTTTCTCAGTAAATGGCTTATATAGTAGTACGATTTCAAATCATGTTGAACTTAATTGCATTGCTACTATGCTTTTTAAGAATCTTAAATAGCCCAGCATTATGGTTGTTGTGGTTATGTGCTGCTATCTAGTTAGGGATTTTTATGAAAGTGGTTCTCTATGGTTTTGGATAAATTTCTTTCAGCTGATTTACTTCCAGCATAATCTATAAAAATCAGAGTGATGTTAATTAGGGAGCTCCTCTTTCAGATTCTTGCTAAAGGacaatcaaataattcaaaagcTTGTCTATCATTCATGGTTTAGCTGCTTAGCTTGTTTACTTTGCATTCTCCGTATCTCTATGTTGAGGAGCGTTATTTAAACCATTTTTAAAATGTGTTCTCCATATTAAGTTGCATTCTTTCAAtttttccttattttcttttacAAGAAAATTGAGTTAACAATGCCAACTAATGTTCTTTGACATCAACCTTCTTATCATTACAAGTGGGTAAAACTGATATCATCTTCATGTAGCAAATCACAGGAACATCGTTAGATCACCAGCTCTAATGCGAGAGTTATGGCTCCAGATTTGGCATGATATTCATGCTGATTCACCATCCAAATTTGTTACAAAAGGTAGAACATGGTTTACTGTTTTACTTTTCTCAAAGATTAATTTGAGTTTTACTCATTATAACAATGCTGATAGCTAAGCGAGGGCCCCTGAGGGATGATGATTGTTACTGGGACTACGGAAAAGCTCGATGTGCATGGCCTGAATACTGTGAATACAGgttccattttttattttatttttggctctTCCTCCTGTTCCCAAGTTATATTAAGATTTTCACCTGATGTATGGTGATGTAGGTATGTCTTTGGTGATGTTCATTTGGGACAGAGCTGTAGGTTAAGGAATTCTTCAGCCGATGCACTCTTGCATTATGTATAGAATAAAGGTTGGCTAATCTCTTGTTTCTTCTCCATTGAACTAAAACGTAAATTGGTCTCTAGGCTTGATAATAAATTGCAAATGGCAGAATCAGGAAATACAAACGGATTCACCGCTTCAGTTCTCCTATGTTTACTACTAACTGATGCTCTCCTATATTGCTATGGTTCCCTCTTTGACAGTACTAATTCTTTATGATGTGCTTTGACTCGGTCACCTTTATTGCCATATTTTTGCCTTCAGCTCAAGTTCACATGCTTCCTGTTGAGGAAAATTTGGATCCACAGTTTGATAACTTTGTTAATATTACTTTACTCTTCacttgatttagagttggcaTACAAAAGTGATTTACTTTACCATTATCATATAAGTTCAAATGAAAGGTTGAAACATGCTGGTTATTCAATGTTCTCATATATACATTTTTTGTTTCAAATTGTTGATAACTTTATTAGTGTAGTTTCTTATTCCAAAAGCCACATAAAGAAGTAAACATACACAGTCATGGAATCCCCAGATGCAGTGACTATCGTATCTGTCTTTTCGCACTGTATATCATACTCTGGTTCTTCATTCTTTTAAAGTATTTGTGCCTAACACATATTCAAACATAAATATAGGAATATGATCTTAGGACCTTCCAAATACATGAAAGAATTAAAATATACACATACCAAGCACATGCTTGTATTTGACACAAACACCTGAATCAACGTAACATAAATTTGCATATTCCCTTGTGTTATCACATGACATCATTCTGCCTCATTTTTTGTGAAAATTCTGTATCTAAATATCTTCAGTTCTTCTGTTACGCTCATTGAAAACTCTGAGTATTAAATTACATAGCAATTTGGGAAATGGGTGGTGATCTTTATTATTTATCGATTCTGCTGTTGAAtcttatcttttaatttttgttgccACAGGTGTTCATCTGTAACCCCATAAGCTTTTTTTGACATTACCGGGCATTACAAACAAATCAAGGAGCTGCATCTCCAACAAATTTATTTTTTCGGTTGGTGTCCTGACATTCTTTCATATATCATGCAGAGTTCTGCCTTGGGTCCCTCTTAGCTTTACAGGGTAACATCAATACCAAATAGTCTCACCTTTGCAATTCATACAACACATTTTTAGCCAA
Above is a genomic segment from Gossypium arboreum isolate Shixiya-1 chromosome 8, ASM2569848v2, whole genome shotgun sequence containing:
- the LOC108467740 gene encoding phospholipid--sterol O-acyltransferase — its product is MTNDRETKKSIMGGDEREHHRLAMTLAAVLLLGAFQLGEGELRGNYSKLSGIIIPGFASTQLRAWSILDCPYSPLDFNPLDLVWLDTTKLLSAVNCWLKCMLLDPYNQTDHPECKSRPDSGLSAITELDPGYITGPLSSVWKEWVKWCIEFGIEANGIIAAPYDWRLSPSMLEERDLYFYKLKQTFETALKLRGGPSIVFAHSLGNNVFRYFLEWLKLEIAPKQYIQWLDDHIYAFFAVGAPLLGSTETVKGMLSGNTFGLPVSEGTARLMFNSFGSSLWMMPFSKYCRADAMYLKHFSGGIRKGPNTYQCEQKEFQSNYSGFSTNIINIEIPSTRGIDAYPSVSEFSQTNYSSMECGLPTQLSFSAREISDGTFFKAIEDYDSDSKRTLHQLKKSYHDDPVLNPLTPWDRPPIKNVFCIYGVDSRTEVGYYFAPSGKPYPDNWIITDVIYEIEGSLVSRSGNQVEGNPGPASGDETVPYHSLSWCKNWLGPRVNITRAPQSEHDGSDVQVELNVEHHDEDVVPNMTRSPRVKYITYYEDSESIPGKRTAVWELDKANHRNIVRSPALMRELWLQIWHDIHADSPSKFVTKAKRGPLRDDDCYWDYGKARCAWPEYCEYRYVFGDVHLGQSCRLRNSSADALLHYV